The following are from one region of the Polyangiaceae bacterium genome:
- a CDS encoding aminopeptidase P N-terminal domain-containing protein produces MTVDFGARRQRVLEELGSACMVIASTPVALRNNDVEHAYRQDSDLYYLTGFDEPESVLVLRSSEPRTVLFVRPRDPEREVWDGARAGVDGAVADFGADQSFPIAELSEKLPDLLENTSRLYYRLGRDRAFDGRVLDAIAKVRGRAKLGRWWPTEIVDAGTVLHEMRTIKSKDELALMRRAVEITAEGHTAAMAATRPGMHEFEVEALLRSVFRKHGSERHAYEPIVGSGPNATVLHYHKNDRQMEDGDLLLIDAGSEYGYYASDVTRTFPVNGKFSEPQREIYEIVLAAQLASIERTRPGATLEEVHDASVRVIAEGLLRLDILSGTLDEILEKQSYKPYYMHRTSHWLGMDVHDVGMYFIEGKARPLAPGMVITVEPGIYINAAATEVPERYRGIGVRIEDDVLVTAEGPSVLSEAIPKTVDDVERACSA; encoded by the coding sequence ATGACCGTGGACTTTGGAGCGCGCCGCCAGCGCGTGCTCGAAGAATTGGGCTCGGCGTGCATGGTGATCGCGTCCACGCCGGTCGCCCTTCGCAACAACGACGTCGAGCACGCCTACCGGCAGGACTCGGACCTCTACTACCTGACCGGCTTCGACGAGCCCGAGAGCGTGCTGGTGCTGCGGAGCTCCGAACCCCGCACGGTGCTGTTCGTCCGGCCGCGCGATCCGGAGCGCGAGGTGTGGGACGGCGCCCGCGCTGGGGTGGACGGCGCAGTCGCGGACTTCGGCGCGGACCAGTCCTTTCCCATCGCGGAGCTCTCGGAAAAGCTCCCAGACCTGCTCGAGAACACCAGCCGCCTCTACTACCGGCTCGGTCGGGACCGCGCCTTCGACGGCCGGGTGCTCGACGCCATCGCCAAGGTTCGGGGCCGCGCGAAGCTCGGGAGGTGGTGGCCCACGGAAATCGTGGACGCCGGCACGGTGCTGCACGAGATGCGCACCATCAAGAGCAAGGACGAGCTCGCCCTCATGCGGCGCGCGGTGGAGATCACGGCCGAGGGACACACTGCCGCCATGGCCGCGACCCGTCCCGGTATGCACGAGTTCGAGGTGGAGGCGTTGCTCCGTTCGGTGTTCCGCAAGCACGGCTCGGAACGGCACGCCTACGAGCCCATCGTCGGCTCCGGCCCCAACGCCACCGTGCTCCACTACCACAAGAACGATCGCCAAATGGAAGATGGCGATCTGCTGCTCATCGATGCGGGCTCGGAGTACGGCTACTACGCCTCGGACGTCACCCGCACTTTCCCGGTGAACGGCAAGTTCAGCGAGCCGCAGCGTGAGATCTACGAGATCGTGCTGGCGGCGCAGCTCGCGAGCATCGAGCGCACTCGCCCGGGAGCCACGCTCGAAGAAGTCCACGACGCCAGCGTGCGCGTGATCGCCGAGGGCCTGCTCCGCCTGGACATCCTGTCCGGCACGCTGGACGAGATCCTCGAAAAGCAGAGCTACAAGCCCTACTACATGCACCGCACGAGCCACTGGCTCGGCATGGACGTGCACGACGTGGGCATGTACTTCATCGAGGGCAAGGCCCGCCCACTGGCGCCGGGCATGGTCATCACGGTGGAGCCGGGCATCTACATCAATGCCGCGGCCACCGAAGTTCCCGAGCGCTATCGCGGCATCGGCGTCCGCATCGAGGACGACGTGTTGGTCACCGCCGAGGGGCCCAGCGTCCTGAGCGAAGCCATCCCCAAGACCGTCGACGACGTCGAGCGGGCTTGCAGCGCCTGA
- a CDS encoding DUF2238 domain-containing protein has protein sequence MKRQDRLPAALLALLALLCLATGYAPPAGRLNWALEVVPGLCIVAVLGAAYRRFRMSSFVYVCVFLHVCILIYGGYYTYAATPLGNWAKDHFHLARNHYDRVGHVALGFFPAFIGREVLLRTSPLVRGKWLFFIVCSVCLAIGAFWELLEWWTTLIVAGDVGTAFLGSQGDPWDAQWDMFLALVGAVVALATLSRAHDRSMARVSDA, from the coding sequence ATGAAGCGACAAGACCGACTGCCCGCGGCGCTCCTCGCGCTCTTGGCCCTGCTGTGCCTGGCGACGGGCTACGCGCCGCCGGCGGGGCGGCTGAACTGGGCGCTGGAGGTAGTGCCGGGGCTGTGCATCGTGGCGGTGCTGGGGGCGGCGTACCGGCGCTTTCGCATGTCGAGCTTCGTGTACGTGTGCGTGTTCTTGCACGTGTGCATCCTGATCTACGGCGGCTACTACACCTATGCCGCCACGCCCCTCGGTAACTGGGCGAAGGACCACTTTCATCTCGCTCGCAACCACTACGACCGCGTGGGCCACGTGGCCCTCGGGTTCTTTCCGGCGTTCATCGGCCGCGAGGTGCTGTTGCGAACGTCGCCCCTGGTGCGCGGCAAGTGGCTGTTCTTCATCGTGTGCAGCGTCTGTCTGGCCATCGGCGCCTTCTGGGAGCTGCTCGAGTGGTGGACCACGCTGATCGTGGCGGGGGACGTGGGGACGGCGTTCCTCGGCAGTCAGGGCGACCCCTGGGACGCGCAGTGGGACATGTTCCTGGCGCTGGTGGGCGCCGTGGTGGCCCTCGCCACGCTCTCCAGAGCGCACGACCGATCGATGGCCCGCGTCAGCGACGCCTAG
- a CDS encoding rRNA pseudouridine synthase produces the protein MSGERLQKVLARAGIASRRKAEELIAAGRVKVGGRVVTELGSKVDARRERVEVDGRRVHAEAPVYIVLHKPRGVMCTLSDPEGRPTVRELVRGAGARVVPVGRLDFHTSGVLLLTNDGETAAALAHPRRKVPKVYVAKVRGVVDDAGLERLRQSIEIDGRRTVPAEVRRLRVEGDKTWLELTLREGRNRQVRRLGDAAGFPVMRLSRVQYAGVDGEGLRPGDWRPLSTDELVLLKKTYGVPKSVRAARAPEAPKRPRPAKKKKKTARRR, from the coding sequence GTGAGCGGCGAGCGCTTGCAGAAGGTCCTCGCTCGCGCGGGGATCGCCTCCCGGCGCAAGGCGGAGGAGCTGATCGCCGCAGGTCGGGTGAAGGTCGGCGGTCGCGTCGTGACCGAGCTCGGCAGCAAAGTGGACGCGCGCCGCGAGCGCGTGGAGGTGGACGGCCGCCGGGTCCACGCCGAAGCACCGGTGTACATCGTGCTGCACAAGCCTCGCGGCGTGATGTGCACCCTCTCCGATCCGGAGGGCCGCCCCACGGTGCGAGAGCTGGTGCGGGGTGCGGGCGCTCGTGTGGTGCCGGTGGGGCGCCTCGATTTCCACACCAGTGGCGTGCTGCTTTTGACCAACGACGGCGAGACCGCCGCGGCGCTGGCGCATCCGCGCCGCAAGGTGCCCAAGGTGTACGTGGCCAAGGTGCGCGGCGTGGTGGACGACGCCGGGCTCGAGCGCTTACGCCAGAGCATCGAGATCGATGGCCGCCGCACCGTACCCGCGGAGGTGCGCCGCCTCAGGGTGGAGGGCGACAAGACCTGGCTCGAGCTCACGCTCCGCGAAGGACGCAACCGCCAGGTGCGCCGCCTGGGAGACGCGGCAGGATTCCCGGTGATGCGCCTTTCGCGCGTGCAGTACGCCGGGGTCGACGGCGAGGGCTTGCGGCCGGGGGATTGGCGGCCCCTCTCCACCGACGAGCTGGTGCTGCTCAAGAAGACCTACGGCGTGCCCAAGAGCGTGCGCGCTGCCCGAGCTCCCGAAGCTCCCAAGCGCCCTCGACCCGCGAAGAAGAAGAAGAAGACGGCTAGGCGTCGCTGA
- a CDS encoding ribbon-helix-helix domain-containing protein, translated as MSRKKISTTVYITPEQNERLHLLHNRTKVPVAVYIREGIDLVLKRYEHALPGQMSLTDNPPKATKK; from the coding sequence ATGTCACGCAAGAAGATCTCGACAACGGTCTACATCACGCCCGAACAGAACGAGCGACTGCATCTGCTCCACAACCGCACCAAGGTCCCGGTTGCGGTGTACATCCGAGAAGGCATCGACCTCGTGCTCAAGCGCTACGAGCACGCGCTGCCCGGACAGATGAGCCTCACGGACAATCCGCCGAAGGCTACGAAGAAGTAG
- the lepA gene encoding elongation factor 4: MPTDLKYIRNFSIIAHVDHGKSTLADRILDVTGAITAREKVEQFLDKLELERERGITIKAQSVRLRYKAKDGQEYQLQLIDTPGHVDFSYEVSRSLAACEGALLVVDSTQGVQAQTVANVYLALDHDLSIVPVLNKVDLPSSDVDRTAEMVEEVIGLDCSGAILASGKTGQGVGEILEAVVQRIPPPSGSTDGPLRALIFDSWYDSYRGAVVMVRVVDGSLKKGDKIQFMATGRSYEVTALGCFSPHPVALSELTTGEVGFIAANIKSVEDTKIGDTVTLASRATDKPLSGFKEVKPMVFAGVYPTDSADYEDLRDALSKLHLNDSSFHYEPDTSDALGFGFRCGFLGLLHMEIIQERLEREYNLDLITTAPSVVYRAHKKDGEVITVDNPSKMPAVGDLELVEEPIMKVTVHTPAEYVGAVVALCEERRGTQLGIHFATKTHVVITYELPLAEVILDFHDRLKSASRGYASMDYELEGYRADDLVKLDLLLNAEPLDALSVIVHRQNAYTRGRALAKKLKELVPRQQYEVAIQAAIGSKIISRETVRALRKDVTAKCYGGDISRKRKLLEKQKEGKKRMKSVGSVDVPQEAFLAILKIEN; this comes from the coding sequence ATGCCCACGGATCTGAAATACATAAGAAACTTCTCGATCATCGCGCACGTCGATCACGGGAAGAGCACGCTGGCGGACCGCATACTGGACGTCACCGGTGCCATTACCGCGCGGGAGAAGGTCGAGCAGTTCCTCGACAAGCTCGAGCTCGAGCGAGAGCGCGGCATCACCATCAAGGCTCAGAGCGTCCGGCTCCGCTACAAGGCCAAGGACGGGCAGGAGTATCAGCTGCAGCTGATCGACACGCCGGGCCACGTGGACTTCAGCTACGAGGTCAGCCGCAGCCTGGCAGCGTGTGAAGGTGCGCTGTTGGTGGTGGACTCCACTCAGGGCGTTCAGGCGCAGACGGTAGCCAACGTGTACCTCGCCCTGGACCACGACCTCAGCATCGTCCCGGTCCTCAACAAGGTGGACCTGCCCAGCTCCGACGTGGATCGCACCGCGGAAATGGTGGAAGAGGTCATCGGCCTCGACTGCAGCGGCGCCATCCTGGCCAGCGGGAAAACGGGCCAAGGCGTGGGTGAAATCCTGGAGGCGGTGGTGCAGCGCATTCCGCCGCCGTCGGGCAGCACCGATGGGCCGCTGCGGGCGTTGATCTTCGACAGTTGGTACGACAGCTATCGTGGCGCGGTGGTGATGGTCCGCGTGGTGGATGGCTCCCTCAAGAAGGGAGACAAGATCCAGTTCATGGCCACCGGCAGAAGCTACGAGGTCACCGCTCTGGGCTGCTTCAGCCCCCACCCCGTGGCCCTCTCGGAGCTCACCACCGGTGAGGTCGGCTTCATCGCCGCCAACATCAAGAGCGTGGAGGACACCAAGATCGGCGACACCGTCACGCTGGCGTCTCGTGCCACGGACAAGCCGCTGTCCGGCTTCAAGGAAGTGAAGCCCATGGTGTTCGCCGGCGTGTACCCCACGGACTCGGCGGACTACGAGGACCTGCGCGACGCCCTCAGCAAGCTGCACCTGAACGACTCGTCCTTCCACTACGAGCCGGACACCTCCGACGCGCTCGGCTTCGGCTTCCGCTGCGGCTTCCTCGGGCTGCTCCACATGGAGATCATCCAGGAGCGGCTGGAGCGGGAGTACAACCTGGATCTCATCACCACTGCCCCCAGCGTGGTGTACCGGGCCCACAAGAAGGACGGCGAGGTCATCACGGTCGACAACCCCTCCAAGATGCCGGCCGTCGGCGATCTGGAGCTGGTGGAAGAGCCGATCATGAAGGTCACCGTGCACACGCCCGCGGAGTACGTGGGCGCCGTGGTGGCCCTGTGCGAGGAGCGCCGTGGCACTCAGCTCGGCATCCACTTCGCCACCAAGACCCACGTGGTCATCACCTACGAGCTACCCCTGGCGGAGGTGATCCTGGACTTCCACGACCGCCTCAAGAGCGCGTCCCGGGGCTACGCCAGCATGGACTACGAGCTCGAAGGCTACCGAGCAGACGACTTGGTGAAGCTGGACTTGCTCCTCAACGCCGAGCCGCTGGACGCCCTGTCCGTGATCGTGCACCGGCAAAACGCCTACACCCGGGGGCGCGCGCTGGCGAAGAAGCTCAAGGAGCTGGTACCCCGGCAGCAGTACGAGGTGGCCATCCAGGCGGCCATCGGCTCCAAGATCATCAGCCGAGAGACCGTGCGCGCACTGCGCAAGGACGTGACCGCGAAGTGTTACGGTGGTGACATCTCCCGCAAGCGCAAGCTCTTGGAGAAGCAGAAAGAGGGGAAGAAGCGTATGAAGTCCGTCGGCAGCGTGGACGTTCCCCAGGAAGCCTTTTTGGCGATACTCAAGATCGAGAACTGA
- a CDS encoding insulinase family protein — protein sequence MPKNVDKILAELNAGATELSRVEYLGSGPFGPSLSVERYRLGNGLEILHCEDKSAPVVAFHTWYHVGSRHEVTGKTGLAHLFEHLMFNETENLKAGEFDRKLEEAGAESNAGTWLDWTNYHVAIPKGQLGLVVRLEAERMSRLVVRDPQVASEKEVVANERRYRVEDDVESAVSEILWATAFTTHAYHWPTIGWMQDIEAFSTADCVDFYKTYYAPNNATLVVAGDASAKTLLRLVQEAYGSLPSSNVPAEDVRPEPAQTEERRREVHKPTATQKLCVGYKSPALGDFDHVAMSVLIEVLFGGRASRLHQKLVRDLELASEVRAFVGPFRDPSLTEIFCVARGEHSAEELLAALDAELARVREEPIADAEIERARARFELSLLAGLETADGKASTIGFFDTVLGRPAAAFERLDAVRRMGPSDLRRVARRYLTDSTRTLVFVRPSAQATQEAAE from the coding sequence ATGCCGAAGAACGTCGACAAGATCCTCGCCGAGCTGAACGCCGGCGCCACGGAGCTGTCTCGGGTCGAGTACCTGGGCAGCGGCCCGTTTGGACCCAGCCTCAGCGTCGAGCGCTACCGCCTGGGCAATGGCCTCGAGATCCTGCACTGCGAGGACAAGAGCGCTCCCGTGGTGGCGTTCCACACCTGGTACCACGTCGGCTCGCGCCACGAGGTCACCGGCAAGACCGGGCTCGCGCACCTGTTCGAGCACCTGATGTTCAACGAGACCGAGAACCTGAAGGCCGGCGAGTTCGATCGCAAGCTGGAGGAAGCCGGCGCCGAAAGCAACGCCGGGACCTGGCTGGATTGGACGAACTATCACGTCGCCATCCCCAAGGGTCAGCTCGGCCTGGTCGTGCGCCTGGAGGCGGAGCGCATGTCCCGCCTGGTGGTGCGGGACCCCCAGGTGGCCAGCGAGAAGGAAGTGGTCGCCAACGAGCGCCGCTACCGCGTGGAAGACGACGTGGAGAGCGCCGTCAGTGAGATCCTGTGGGCCACCGCCTTCACGACCCACGCCTACCACTGGCCCACCATCGGCTGGATGCAGGACATCGAGGCGTTTTCGACGGCGGACTGCGTCGACTTCTACAAAACCTACTACGCGCCCAACAACGCCACGCTGGTGGTGGCTGGAGACGCGAGCGCGAAGACACTCCTCCGCCTGGTGCAGGAAGCCTACGGCAGCCTGCCCTCGAGCAACGTCCCCGCGGAAGACGTGAGGCCCGAGCCGGCGCAGACCGAAGAGCGGCGGCGCGAGGTGCACAAGCCCACGGCCACGCAGAAGCTGTGCGTCGGCTACAAGAGCCCGGCTCTCGGCGACTTCGATCACGTCGCCATGAGCGTGCTCATCGAGGTCTTGTTCGGCGGCCGCGCCAGCCGGCTGCACCAGAAGCTGGTCCGGGATCTGGAGCTGGCCTCCGAGGTCCGCGCTTTCGTCGGCCCCTTCCGGGACCCGAGCTTGACGGAGATCTTCTGCGTCGCCCGCGGCGAGCACAGCGCAGAAGAGCTGCTCGCCGCCCTGGACGCGGAGCTCGCCCGGGTGCGCGAAGAGCCCATCGCCGACGCGGAGATCGAGCGCGCCCGCGCGCGCTTCGAGCTCTCCCTCCTTGCCGGGCTGGAGACCGCGGACGGCAAGGCCAGCACCATCGGCTTCTTCGACACCGTGCTCGGCCGCCCCGCCGCCGCCTTCGAGCGGCTGGACGCCGTGCGCCGCATGGGCCCGAGCGATCTGCGTCGCGTCGCCCGTCGATACCTCACGGACTCCACGCGCACCCTCGTGTTCGTGCGTCCCTCCGCCCAAGCCACTCAGGAGGCCGCAGAGTGA
- a CDS encoding insulinase family protein — MSAAAAPVTTTAITPTVLVETSRALPLVSLAVSLRTGAIEDPDGKEGLTRFTGRLMRRTGGGKTPQEIDIAVDALGGSLGVDTSHSTAGFQSTFIARSLDPMVELVREVIAEPSFAADELERLKRESEAELIEARDNDRALARYFFGKKLYEGHPYGRTTVGRIPTIEAFGDTDVRRHWARLFVQENLVFTFSGDIDRPQAEAVAQRIASGLSRGAAISDKLSDPVMAKGRRLVIVDKPERTQTQILIGGSGSHPHDQDHIALHVANTVFGGTFTARMTREIRSKRGWSYGAYSSMPYDRHRRGFSMWTFPKASDAAPCIRVELDMLKNLIDNGITKRELAWAKRYLVRSHAFALDTASKRVALELDALIYDLPAGYYESYTDRVQAVTLEEANAALRHRLSAEDLLVTVVGTESDIGGPVREAIDGLENVEVVPFDQD; from the coding sequence GTGAGCGCCGCCGCCGCCCCCGTCACCACCACCGCCATCACTCCCACCGTCCTGGTGGAAACGAGCCGCGCGCTGCCGCTGGTTTCCCTCGCGGTCTCCTTGCGCACCGGCGCCATCGAGGATCCCGACGGGAAAGAAGGCCTCACGCGCTTCACCGGCCGCCTCATGCGCCGCACGGGCGGCGGCAAGACGCCGCAAGAGATAGACATCGCCGTCGACGCACTCGGCGGGTCTCTGGGCGTGGACACCTCCCACAGCACCGCCGGCTTCCAGAGCACCTTCATCGCGCGCTCCCTCGACCCCATGGTGGAGCTGGTGCGCGAGGTCATCGCGGAGCCCAGCTTCGCCGCCGACGAGCTCGAGCGCCTGAAGCGCGAGTCCGAGGCGGAGCTCATCGAGGCCCGCGACAACGACCGTGCCCTGGCCCGCTACTTCTTCGGCAAAAAGCTGTACGAAGGGCACCCCTACGGCCGCACCACCGTCGGCCGCATCCCCACCATCGAGGCCTTCGGCGACACCGACGTCCGCCGCCACTGGGCGCGGCTCTTCGTTCAGGAGAACCTCGTCTTTACCTTCTCCGGCGACATCGATCGCCCGCAGGCCGAAGCCGTCGCCCAGCGCATCGCCTCGGGGCTGTCCCGCGGCGCCGCCATCTCCGACAAGCTGTCCGATCCGGTGATGGCCAAGGGCCGCCGCCTCGTCATCGTCGACAAACCCGAGCGCACGCAGACGCAGATCCTCATCGGGGGTTCCGGCTCTCACCCCCACGACCAGGATCACATTGCGCTGCACGTCGCCAACACCGTCTTCGGCGGCACCTTCACCGCACGCATGACCCGCGAGATCCGCTCCAAGCGGGGTTGGTCCTACGGCGCCTATTCGAGCATGCCCTACGACCGCCACCGTCGCGGTTTCTCCATGTGGACCTTCCCGAAAGCATCCGACGCCGCGCCCTGCATCCGGGTCGAGCTCGACATGCTGAAGAACCTGATCGACAACGGCATCACCAAGCGGGAGCTCGCCTGGGCCAAGCGCTACCTCGTGCGCAGCCACGCCTTCGCGTTGGACACCGCCTCCAAACGCGTCGCCCTCGAGCTCGACGCGCTGATCTACGACCTGCCCGCCGGCTACTACGAGAGCTACACGGATCGCGTGCAGGCCGTCACGCTGGAGGAAGCCAACGCCGCCCTCCGCCACCGTCTCTCGGCGGAAGATCTGCTGGTCACCGTCGTGGGCACCGAGTCCGACATCGGCGGCCCCGTCCGTGAAGCCATCGACGGCCTCGAGAACGTCGAAGTCGTCCCCTTCGACCAAGACTGA
- a CDS encoding phospho-sugar mutase produces MADKSPVERAREWMDQDPDPETRADLLALIDAGNETELAERMHAPLEFGTAGLRGVVGAGINRMNRAVVIRATRGLADRLLKEPDARTLPVVVGYDGRTHSRQFAEDAIAVLVEAGIPVRWFDGPTSTPMVAYAARELSAQSAIVITASHNPPEYNGYKVYAPNAAQIVPPWDTEIAEAIDAVGPAKDVPLAQDALSRAETIPDSLFDRYLAEVGAVRPKIATDPSLTIVYTPMHGVGWRFAKQAFSYAGYEHVHVVPEQAEPDGRFPTVRFPNPEEKGAMDLALSLADKQKAELILANDPDADRLAACVPTAAGRWVQLTGNQIGLLLADFMLAHALKAPQPLVVSSIVSSPMLGSIAEAHGARFEQTLTGFKWIANCAMDLERDAGVRFAFGYEEALGYSVGRIVRDKDGISAAVLLADLAAHLKTENKTLLDQLDALYRRHGLWVSLQKSITRPGSEGLAEIAKAVEHVAANRPELLAGQAVTAMTDYRSGGDERPRWLPDTNMVGLALGPKGRVLVRPSGTEPKLKIYVDLAVEVSASASVRDKEAEALDTARAIADAVAEHAGLGAE; encoded by the coding sequence ATGGCCGACAAGAGCCCCGTGGAACGTGCGCGTGAGTGGATGGACCAGGACCCGGATCCGGAGACTCGAGCAGACCTTTTGGCGCTGATCGACGCCGGCAACGAGACCGAGCTCGCGGAGCGCATGCACGCGCCGCTGGAGTTCGGCACCGCCGGCCTGCGCGGCGTGGTGGGCGCGGGCATCAATCGCATGAACCGCGCCGTCGTGATCCGCGCCACCCGCGGCCTGGCGGACCGGCTGTTGAAGGAACCCGACGCCCGCACCCTGCCGGTGGTGGTCGGCTACGACGGGCGCACCCACAGCCGGCAGTTCGCCGAGGACGCCATCGCCGTACTGGTGGAAGCCGGCATCCCGGTGCGCTGGTTCGACGGACCCACGTCCACGCCGATGGTCGCCTACGCGGCGCGGGAGCTCTCGGCCCAGAGCGCCATCGTGATCACCGCGAGCCACAACCCGCCGGAGTACAACGGCTACAAGGTGTACGCGCCGAACGCGGCGCAGATCGTCCCGCCGTGGGATACCGAGATCGCCGAGGCCATCGACGCCGTGGGGCCTGCGAAAGACGTTCCGCTGGCCCAGGACGCCCTCAGCCGGGCGGAGACGATTCCGGACAGTCTGTTCGATCGCTATTTGGCCGAGGTGGGCGCGGTGCGTCCCAAGATCGCGACGGACCCGAGCCTCACCATCGTGTACACGCCGATGCACGGTGTGGGCTGGCGCTTCGCGAAGCAGGCCTTCAGCTACGCGGGCTACGAACACGTCCACGTGGTGCCGGAGCAGGCGGAGCCGGACGGCCGCTTCCCGACGGTGCGTTTCCCCAATCCGGAAGAGAAGGGCGCGATGGACCTCGCCCTCTCCCTGGCAGACAAGCAGAAGGCCGAGCTCATCTTGGCCAACGATCCCGACGCGGATCGCCTGGCCGCCTGTGTGCCGACGGCGGCGGGGCGTTGGGTACAGCTCACGGGCAATCAGATCGGCCTGTTGTTGGCGGACTTCATGCTGGCGCACGCCTTGAAGGCGCCCCAGCCGCTGGTCGTCTCCAGCATCGTGAGCTCGCCCATGCTGGGTAGCATCGCCGAGGCGCACGGCGCGCGCTTCGAGCAAACGCTCACGGGTTTCAAGTGGATCGCCAACTGTGCCATGGATCTCGAGCGCGACGCCGGCGTGCGCTTCGCCTTCGGCTACGAAGAAGCGCTGGGTTATTCCGTCGGACGCATCGTGCGGGACAAGGACGGCATCAGCGCTGCGGTGCTGCTGGCGGATCTCGCGGCGCACCTGAAGACCGAGAACAAGACGCTGCTTGACCAGCTGGACGCCCTGTACCGCCGCCACGGGCTGTGGGTCAGCCTGCAGAAGAGCATCACGCGTCCCGGCAGCGAAGGGCTTGCGGAAATCGCGAAAGCCGTGGAGCACGTGGCGGCGAACCGCCCGGAGCTCCTGGCCGGCCAGGCCGTGACGGCCATGACGGACTATCGCAGCGGCGGCGACGAGCGTCCGCGCTGGCTGCCCGACACCAACATGGTGGGTCTGGCCCTGGGGCCCAAGGGCCGCGTGCTGGTGCGCCCCAGCGGTACCGAGCCCAAGCTCAAGATCTACGTCGATCTCGCCGTGGAGGTCTCGGCATCGGCGAGCGTGCGGGACAAGGAGGCCGAGGCCCTCGACACCGCTCGCGCCATCGCGGATGCGGTGGCCGAGCATGCGGGGCTCGGCGCGGAATGA
- the rlmN gene encoding 23S rRNA (adenine(2503)-C(2))-methyltransferase RlmN, which yields MSDEATDLHPLGRLPEDWQPVLAALGEPPYRARQVFRWLHNGGATDVGSMTNLPRALRERLRNLDLSLPAEVLDVHRAADGTRKIVLGMADDARVECVVIPMTKEPSADADVAAAPDDDEDEESERRQRVTLCISTQFGCAMGCTFCASGRAGLTRGLTAAEIVAQVMVAKSHLEPNEYLRNLVFMGMGEPLHHYDETARAIRLLTHAEGHDMSPRRITVSTVGLVPGIRRLGQDFDGKVGLAVSLHAPDDATRDRIVPMNQRYPIRDLLQALREYPLPRRRRITIEYTLIDGQNDGAEHARALAALLRGLKVKVNLIPMNPVEGSGLSASKPEVVARFREALAGAGLSCFVRTRRGDDVSAACGQLAMKGGDVPAERLRGIRRQGR from the coding sequence ATGAGCGACGAGGCCACGGACCTGCACCCCCTCGGGCGCCTGCCGGAGGATTGGCAGCCAGTGCTGGCGGCGCTCGGGGAGCCGCCGTATCGCGCGCGGCAGGTGTTCCGCTGGCTCCACAACGGCGGCGCCACCGACGTGGGTAGCATGACCAACCTGCCGCGGGCGCTCCGGGAGCGGCTCCGGAACCTGGATCTGTCGCTGCCCGCCGAGGTGCTGGACGTGCATCGCGCGGCGGACGGCACGCGCAAGATCGTGCTCGGCATGGCGGACGACGCGCGCGTGGAGTGCGTCGTGATCCCGATGACCAAGGAGCCCTCGGCGGATGCGGACGTGGCCGCCGCGCCGGACGACGACGAGGACGAGGAGAGCGAGCGGCGCCAGCGGGTCACGTTGTGCATCTCCACGCAGTTCGGCTGCGCCATGGGCTGTACCTTCTGTGCCAGCGGACGCGCCGGGCTCACCCGCGGGCTCACGGCAGCGGAGATCGTCGCTCAGGTGATGGTCGCCAAGAGCCACCTCGAGCCGAACGAGTACCTGCGGAATCTGGTGTTCATGGGCATGGGGGAGCCGCTGCACCACTACGACGAGACGGCCCGGGCGATCCGACTGCTCACCCACGCCGAAGGCCACGACATGAGCCCGCGCCGCATCACCGTGAGCACCGTGGGGCTGGTGCCGGGCATTCGTCGCTTGGGGCAGGACTTCGACGGCAAGGTGGGGCTTGCGGTGTCGCTGCACGCGCCGGATGACGCCACGCGGGATCGCATCGTGCCCATGAATCAGCGCTACCCGATCCGGGATCTGCTGCAGGCGTTGCGCGAGTACCCGTTGCCGCGACGCCGTCGCATTACCATCGAGTACACGCTCATCGACGGGCAGAACGACGGCGCCGAGCACGCGCGCGCTCTGGCGGCGCTGCTGCGGGGGCTCAAGGTGAAGGTGAACCTGATCCCGATGAATCCGGTGGAGGGATCGGGGCTATCGGCTTCCAAGCCGGAGGTGGTGGCACGCTTCCGCGAGGCGCTGGCCGGGGCGGGGCTCTCGTGCTTCGTGCGGACGCGCCGGGGGGACGACGTGAGCGCGGCCTGCGGGCAGCTCGCGATGAAGGGTGGGGACGTTCCTGCGGAGCGGCTGCGGGGCATTCGGCGACAAGGTCGCTGA